A single window of Gammaproteobacteria bacterium CG11_big_fil_rev_8_21_14_0_20_46_22 DNA harbors:
- a CDS encoding sulfurtransferase, with translation MTTVQKISAETLRQLLAEHKDWELLDVREPDEYQAEHISGAISKPLNRCVQEGHSVEKPCVVYCRSGVRSEQAAKAIVQQCNQDADIYMLDGGIVAWKKAGGSTVKTTGFCFSVMRQVQIIIGFMVVLGVVLGLTLSPYYSLISGFFGLGLLFAGITGTCGLARLLMLLPFNR, from the coding sequence ATGACAACGGTTCAAAAAATCAGTGCTGAAACCTTAAGGCAATTGCTTGCAGAGCACAAAGATTGGGAGTTGCTCGATGTGCGTGAGCCGGATGAATACCAGGCCGAGCATATTTCTGGCGCCATCTCCAAGCCTTTGAACCGCTGCGTGCAAGAAGGCCATTCTGTGGAAAAACCTTGTGTGGTTTACTGTCGCTCGGGCGTGCGTTCTGAGCAAGCAGCAAAAGCCATTGTGCAGCAGTGTAACCAAGATGCAGACATTTACATGCTAGATGGCGGGATTGTTGCGTGGAAAAAAGCGGGGGGCAGTACGGTTAAAACCACGGGGTTTTGTTTTTCTGTGATGCGACAAGTGCAAATTATTATTGGTTTTATGGTCGTGTTGGGCGTGGTGTTGGGTTTGACACTTTCACCGTATTACTCGCTGATCAGTGGCTTTTTTGGTTTGGGCTTATTGTTTGCCGGCATCACAGGCACTTGTGGCTTGGCGCGATTGTTAATGCTATTACCGTTTAATCGTTGA
- a CDS encoding transcriptional regulator, whose product MKTAQDSLQKNAQKAAAFLKLLAHPERLITLCQLVSGEKSVSELLASTKLSPSAFSQHLAKLREEGLVVARKEAQQAYYSLCGKEVEAILNVMHEYFCEEK is encoded by the coding sequence ATGAAAACCGCTCAAGATAGCTTGCAGAAAAATGCCCAGAAAGCGGCTGCTTTTTTGAAATTGCTAGCACACCCTGAGCGTTTGATCACCTTGTGTCAGCTGGTCAGCGGTGAGAAATCGGTTTCAGAGCTTCTGGCCTCCACCAAGCTTAGCCCATCGGCATTTTCTCAGCACCTGGCCAAGCTGCGTGAAGAGGGTTTGGTTGTGGCGAGAAAAGAAGCTCAGCAGGCTTATTATTCCTTATGTGGCAAAGAAGTAGAAGCCATATTAAATGTAATGCACGAATATTTTTGTGAGGAGAAATAA
- a CDS encoding lipid A biosynthesis lauroyl acyltransferase (Acylates the intermediate (KDO)2-lipid IVA to form (KDO)2-(lauroyl)-lipid IVA) has product MKKKQKPTPLISLLAPRYWALWAFFGVLRLIVLLPYPQLKSLAFKLGPVLMKAQARRVHIARVNLSLCFPEKDERERERILRESFGYAVLGIFEMGLAWWASEKRFNAMITINGLNIFHHALKQGRGVIGLSGHFTQAELFMRTMGKQLPLTIFYRQQKNALFEWFSVRQRRKYLSGLVERKDVGGFFKALEKNQVLAYLPDQDFGIRNGVFAPFFGQQAATITALSNKLYHEGVQFVYAFIHNTGDLQKPYEVNSYALENFPTRDELKDAITLNTIIEAAIRQHPEQYMWQHRRFKTRPEGEPRIY; this is encoded by the coding sequence ATGAAGAAAAAACAAAAACCCACCCCATTGATCAGCTTGTTAGCACCGAGATACTGGGCTCTGTGGGCTTTTTTTGGCGTATTACGACTGATTGTTTTGCTACCCTACCCACAACTTAAATCGCTCGCCTTCAAGCTAGGCCCCGTACTCATGAAAGCCCAGGCTCGACGCGTGCACATCGCCCGAGTCAATCTCTCACTCTGCTTTCCCGAAAAAGATGAGCGCGAACGCGAACGTATACTCCGCGAGAGTTTTGGCTATGCCGTTTTGGGAATATTTGAAATGGGGCTGGCTTGGTGGGCCAGCGAAAAACGGTTTAACGCCATGATCACCATCAATGGCTTAAACATTTTCCATCATGCTTTAAAGCAAGGCCGCGGCGTTATCGGCTTATCAGGCCACTTCACACAGGCTGAACTCTTCATGCGCACCATGGGCAAGCAGCTGCCGCTAACCATATTTTATCGCCAACAAAAAAACGCTCTGTTTGAATGGTTTTCCGTGCGCCAGCGTCGAAAATACCTAAGCGGCTTAGTCGAGCGAAAAGATGTCGGCGGCTTTTTCAAGGCGCTTGAGAAAAACCAGGTGCTGGCTTACTTACCCGATCAAGACTTCGGCATTCGCAACGGCGTGTTTGCCCCCTTCTTCGGGCAGCAAGCCGCCACGATAACTGCGCTATCGAACAAGCTCTATCACGAAGGCGTACAATTTGTTTACGCATTTATACACAATACCGGCGATCTTCAAAAACCCTATGAAGTGAACAGCTATGCCTTGGAAAATTTCCCCACTCGTGACGAACTGAAAGATGCCATTACCCTAAACACCATCATTGAAGCCGCGATCAGGCAGCACCCTGAGCAATACATGTGGCAACATCGGCGCTTTAAAACACGTCCAGAAGGTGAGCCCAGAATTTATTGA